One Peterkaempfera bronchialis DNA window includes the following coding sequences:
- a CDS encoding nitrate- and nitrite sensing domain-containing protein — MGALAPRNWRVPTRLVAILLIPVVIALVFGGLRVNSSIDGWLAADRAEKTAQLAHAATSLADALEQERDLSAVPIITGGDQAKVTELRQATDDALDAYNKAYQPLSDDARLAKRNTAFLQLVESLPELRKNAFNTRLFPTATQNAYSVLIAPLMSFENEVGFGSSSVTSRGRAIYAVVLAKASASTQRLLMTQLLLGTGSLSRPETSAMVQAISVSNKLEEVSLDEFQTGTTDDDLKLYQHAVGEEAAAASAAAAKSRKPVPTVTQQISLALSATQAASAAPSSTAALQAMATAQQQGLTVSNWLTATGTHIQTYRSVETQLNDLVVADAHRIKSRAQNDAILNSAIVLVSLAVAALLTGFVARSMIIGMRTLRAAALDIAGHRLPDLVDRLSKTDPERVDTSVKPIPLHGRDEIGEVARAFDEVHRQAVHLAAEQAMLRGNVNAIFTNLSRRSQGLIQRQLSLITDLENNEADPDQLENLFKLDHLATRMRRNGENLLVLSGEEPGRRWNQPVPLVDVLRAAASEVEQYERIELSGIPGAEIVGPAVTDLVHLLAELLENATTFSSPQTRVHVTATRLPDARVLVEIHDKGIGLTGDDFAEINEKLANPPTVDASISRRMGLFVVGRLAERHEIRVQLRPSGESAGTTSLVMLPAHLTQGQSAPEPVEEQFTVSRIFAEQGNSEETFEQLSAADLGFDDSRFEQAGEAGGFSPALDSMNRSMRLEQRRRAALEAGPSALPAEPAHPAEPTPAAAPAEPVAPAAQAAPAAPEYSQGFQGQEYESQEYPPQAYQGDQYAAPQYADDSYPQQGFEQQPFEQQQFDQQGFDQQGFDQQPFEQQQFEQSGYPEQQPYGGAPQQSYAQEFPADPYTGGQFAEPYGHGYDAGGYSGDRFEAESPAAPAPAPENPPRQASPLQTPSGLPQRRPGQALPGGGGNSLGNRAIGGLEAGEKPNWFTGARDTAPADTTEPSGTAGPAAAPWQTPNDTSWQRAEQVRDPAAGGVTPSGLPRRVPKQNLVPGNAQTAPQDGPQISRTPEEVRGRLTNLRRGVQQGRSAGSDSSVTGSFRIDQGGNEQHGSTDLFGGSNHQER; from the coding sequence TTGGGTGCGCTCGCCCCGAGAAACTGGCGAGTACCGACCCGGCTGGTCGCGATCCTGCTGATCCCGGTCGTCATCGCGCTGGTCTTCGGCGGACTGCGCGTCAACAGCTCCATCGACGGCTGGCTGGCCGCCGACCGGGCGGAGAAGACCGCCCAGCTGGCCCACGCCGCCACCTCCCTCGCCGACGCCCTTGAGCAGGAGCGCGACCTCTCTGCCGTCCCCATCATCACCGGCGGCGACCAGGCCAAGGTGACGGAGCTGCGCCAGGCCACCGACGACGCCCTGGACGCCTACAACAAGGCGTACCAGCCGCTCTCCGACGACGCCCGGCTGGCCAAGCGGAACACCGCCTTCCTCCAGCTGGTGGAGTCGCTGCCGGAGCTGCGGAAGAACGCCTTCAACACGCGCCTCTTCCCCACCGCGACACAGAACGCCTACTCGGTGCTGATCGCTCCGCTGATGTCGTTCGAGAACGAGGTCGGCTTCGGCAGCTCCTCGGTCACCAGCCGTGGCCGCGCCATCTACGCGGTCGTGCTGGCCAAGGCTTCCGCGTCGACGCAGCGGCTGCTGATGACCCAGCTGCTGCTGGGCACCGGGAGCCTCAGCCGGCCGGAGACCAGCGCCATGGTCCAGGCGATCTCGGTCTCCAACAAGCTGGAGGAGGTGTCGCTGGACGAGTTCCAGACCGGCACCACCGACGACGACCTGAAGCTGTACCAGCACGCCGTGGGCGAGGAGGCGGCAGCGGCCTCCGCCGCCGCGGCCAAGAGCCGCAAGCCGGTCCCCACCGTCACCCAGCAGATCAGCCTGGCGCTCTCCGCCACCCAGGCCGCCTCGGCGGCGCCGAGCAGCACGGCGGCGCTCCAGGCCATGGCGACGGCCCAGCAGCAGGGCCTCACGGTCTCCAACTGGCTGACCGCGACCGGCACCCACATCCAGACGTACCGCAGCGTCGAGACCCAGCTCAACGACCTGGTGGTGGCGGACGCCCACCGGATCAAGAGCCGTGCGCAGAACGACGCCATCCTCAACTCCGCGATCGTGCTGGTCTCCCTGGCCGTCGCCGCCCTGCTGACCGGCTTCGTCGCACGCTCTATGATCATCGGCATGCGCACCCTGCGCGCCGCCGCCCTCGACATCGCCGGCCACCGTCTCCCCGACCTGGTCGACCGGCTGTCCAAGACCGACCCCGAGCGGGTCGACACCTCCGTCAAGCCGATCCCGCTGCACGGCCGGGACGAGATCGGCGAGGTCGCCCGCGCCTTCGACGAGGTGCACCGGCAGGCCGTCCACCTCGCCGCCGAGCAGGCGATGCTGCGAGGCAACGTCAACGCGATCTTCACCAACCTCTCGCGCCGCAGCCAGGGCCTGATCCAGCGTCAGCTGTCGCTGATCACCGACCTGGAGAACAACGAGGCCGACCCGGACCAGCTGGAGAACCTCTTCAAGCTGGACCACCTGGCGACCCGTATGCGCCGCAACGGCGAGAACCTGCTGGTCCTCTCCGGCGAGGAGCCCGGCCGCCGCTGGAACCAGCCGGTCCCGCTGGTCGACGTGCTCCGCGCCGCCGCCTCCGAGGTGGAGCAGTACGAGCGCATCGAGCTCTCCGGCATCCCGGGGGCCGAGATCGTCGGCCCCGCCGTGACCGACCTGGTCCACCTGCTCGCCGAGCTGCTGGAGAACGCCACCACCTTCTCCAGCCCGCAGACCCGGGTGCATGTGACGGCGACCCGGCTGCCGGACGCCCGGGTGCTGGTGGAGATCCACGACAAGGGCATCGGCCTCACCGGCGACGACTTCGCGGAGATCAACGAGAAGCTGGCCAACCCGCCGACGGTGGACGCCTCCATCTCCCGCCGCATGGGCCTCTTCGTGGTCGGCCGGCTGGCCGAGCGCCATGAGATCCGGGTGCAGCTGCGGCCGTCCGGCGAGTCGGCCGGCACCACCTCGCTGGTCATGCTCCCGGCCCACCTCACCCAGGGGCAGAGCGCGCCGGAGCCGGTGGAGGAGCAGTTCACCGTCTCCCGGATCTTCGCCGAGCAGGGCAACTCCGAGGAGACCTTCGAGCAGCTCAGCGCCGCCGACCTCGGCTTTGACGACAGCCGCTTCGAGCAGGCCGGGGAGGCCGGCGGCTTCAGCCCCGCGCTGGACTCCATGAACCGGTCGATGCGGCTGGAGCAGCGCCGCCGGGCGGCGCTGGAGGCCGGGCCGTCCGCGCTGCCCGCCGAGCCCGCCCACCCGGCCGAGCCGACCCCGGCGGCGGCCCCGGCCGAGCCGGTTGCCCCGGCTGCCCAGGCTGCCCCGGCCGCGCCGGAGTACTCCCAGGGCTTCCAGGGCCAGGAGTACGAGAGCCAGGAGTACCCGCCGCAGGCATACCAGGGCGACCAGTACGCCGCCCCGCAGTACGCCGACGACAGCTACCCCCAGCAGGGTTTCGAGCAGCAACCCTTCGAGCAGCAGCAGTTCGACCAGCAGGGTTTCGACCAGCAGGGTTTCGACCAGCAGCCGTTCGAGCAGCAGCAGTTCGAGCAGAGCGGCTACCCGGAGCAGCAGCCCTACGGCGGCGCGCCCCAGCAGTCGTACGCCCAGGAGTTCCCCGCCGACCCGTACACGGGCGGGCAGTTCGCCGAGCCCTATGGACACGGCTATGACGCCGGCGGCTACTCCGGTGACCGGTTCGAGGCGGAGTCCCCGGCCGCCCCGGCCCCGGCGCCGGAGAACCCGCCGCGACAGGCATCGCCGCTGCAGACGCCCTCCGGGCTGCCCCAGCGGCGCCCCGGCCAGGCGTTGCCCGGCGGCGGCGGGAACAGCCTGGGCAACCGGGCCATCGGCGGCCTGGAGGCCGGCGAGAAGCCCAACTGGTTCACCGGCGCGCGGGACACCGCCCCGGCCGACACCACGGAGCCCTCGGGGACGGCCGGTCCGGCCGCTGCCCCGTGGCAGACCCCGAACGACACCTCGTGGCAGCGCGCGGAGCAGGTGCGCGACCCCGCCGCCGGCGGGGTGACACCGTCCGGCCTCCCCCGCCGGGTGCCCAAGCAGAACCTCGTCCCGGGCAACGCCCAGACGGCCCCCCAGGACGGCCCCCAGATCTCCCGCACTCCCGAGGAGGTGCGCGGCCGGCTCACCAACCTGCGCCGCGGCGTCCAGCAGGGACGCAGTGCCGGCAGCGATTCGTCGGTGACGGGTAGTTTCCGGATCGACCAGGGCGGCAACGAACAGCACGGCAGCACCGATCTCTTCGGCGGCTCGAACCACCAGGAGCGTTGA
- a CDS encoding sensor histidine kinase, giving the protein MRRFALRNWRIRTRLIALLTLPVIAALILGGLRIQSSLQNARDLDRMAGLSTLASKATAVADAIQTERDLSAGPFIQNHRNDDDVLTARKETDTLYRSYMAAAAEFEALELPGANALLTQIKSDVNRLTTLRDSAYKQSTNLQATITGYDAVIKGLIAISQDMALSSSNPDLIESTRALEQFSLAKESVSMQRALISAGFARSPISLSGSDESFGSSLRTDVESSLNTFKAIYGTERSQALLAPLNLNAEIKISDRYSEQVLTTNGIQQVAPMTYLEWYNTASAKISAMHSIETRLLEQMQSQAADLRSEAQTDAIINGVLIALVLLVAVAGAALVARSMVRSLTRLQESAEDVAERRLPELVKTLSEADPQDVDVTVEKVGIDSTDEIGHVAHAFDMVHSEAVRLAAEQALLRGNINAMFTNLSRRSQGLIQRQLSLISELESREADPDQLASLFKLDHLATRMRRNGENLLVLAGEDPGRRWTRPVPLVDVLRAAASEVEQYERIELASVPSADVAGRVVNDLVHLLAELLENATSFSSPQTRVRVTGHALPDGRVLVEIHDTGIGLSPDDLADINERLANPPVVDVSVSRRMGLFVVGRLSLRHGIRIQLRPSDSGGTTALVMLPVDVTNAADRRGGGRGGAGGKQRGAGPTPRQRAVPGADAPAGLLGQGGAQRPQIGTGGRPQGGPGQAPAGLPTRDGGQSPTPPTGPQRGGRPAADPGRQPQGPGQRPQQPMPTAELPNNDGVWAAERTQHSTAGPDPRGGQAPQAGGRGPQQYRPGPDQEAEQRARGFAPQAPQQQAPHQQTQQQASHQMPQQQMPQQQAPRHQLPNPQPANPQASGPAPANALDSTVQFPRPNYEAEIDPRDPLGLGPVPPAPQPPAPQPPAPVQHQHPQHHAQQHHAQQQGGRPAVPAAPQQPMALPPGSDSDPLTRPMSAEAVQQSAGDAGSPIFEAMESNWFRTGAAGRMRAVHVNEDRAAAPMAPQAPQAPQAPQEPVRGVSRPAPGAPRQRTADAPRPAAGRPVDRAPMPPTAEGPGDAPWRSSANDERWRRAEQVREPASDGITSSGLPRRVPRANLVAGTAEQAPLGGPQVSRAPEEVRGRLTNLRRGIQQGRRAGAADPHQGRPGGFPDSGTGAFGNGAYGPDHQER; this is encoded by the coding sequence ATGCGCCGCTTCGCGCTGCGCAACTGGCGTATCCGTACCCGACTCATCGCGCTGCTGACGCTGCCCGTCATCGCCGCCCTGATCCTGGGCGGTCTGCGTATCCAGTCGTCGCTCCAGAACGCGCGCGACCTGGATCGGATGGCCGGCCTCAGCACCCTGGCGAGCAAGGCAACGGCGGTCGCCGACGCCATCCAGACCGAACGCGACCTCAGCGCCGGTCCCTTCATCCAGAACCACCGCAACGACGACGACGTCCTGACGGCTCGTAAGGAGACCGACACCCTCTACCGGTCGTACATGGCCGCGGCGGCGGAGTTCGAGGCACTGGAGCTGCCCGGCGCCAACGCGCTGCTGACCCAGATCAAGTCGGACGTCAACCGGCTGACCACGCTGCGCGACTCGGCCTACAAGCAGTCGACCAACCTCCAGGCCACGATCACCGGCTATGACGCGGTGATCAAGGGTCTGATCGCGATCAGCCAGGACATGGCGCTCAGCTCCAGCAACCCGGATCTGATCGAGTCCACCCGCGCACTGGAGCAGTTCTCCCTCGCCAAGGAGAGCGTCTCCATGCAGCGGGCGCTGATCAGTGCGGGCTTCGCGCGCAGTCCGATCAGCCTGAGCGGCAGCGACGAGAGCTTCGGCTCCTCGCTCCGTACCGACGTCGAGAGCTCGCTCAACACCTTCAAGGCGATCTACGGGACCGAGCGGTCCCAGGCGCTGCTGGCACCGCTGAACCTCAACGCCGAGATCAAGATCTCCGACCGCTACTCGGAGCAGGTCCTCACCACCAACGGCATCCAGCAGGTCGCGCCGATGACCTACCTGGAGTGGTACAACACGGCCAGCGCCAAGATCAGCGCGATGCACTCCATCGAGACCCGGCTGCTGGAGCAGATGCAGAGCCAGGCCGCCGATCTGCGCTCCGAGGCGCAGACCGACGCCATCATCAACGGTGTGCTGATCGCCCTGGTGCTGCTGGTCGCGGTGGCTGGCGCCGCCCTGGTGGCCCGTTCCATGGTGCGCTCGCTGACCCGCCTCCAGGAGTCGGCCGAGGACGTCGCCGAGCGCCGTCTCCCCGAGCTGGTCAAGACCCTCTCCGAGGCCGACCCGCAGGACGTGGACGTCACCGTCGAGAAGGTGGGCATCGACTCCACCGACGAGATCGGCCATGTGGCCCACGCCTTCGACATGGTGCACAGCGAGGCCGTCCGCCTCGCCGCCGAGCAGGCGCTGCTGCGAGGCAACATCAACGCGATGTTCACCAACCTCTCGCGCCGCAGCCAGGGCCTGATCCAGCGTCAGCTCTCGCTGATCTCCGAACTGGAGAGCCGCGAGGCCGACCCGGACCAGCTGGCCAGCCTCTTCAAGCTGGACCACCTGGCGACCCGTATGCGCCGTAACGGTGAGAACCTGCTGGTCCTCGCGGGCGAGGACCCCGGCCGCCGCTGGACCCGCCCGGTCCCGCTGGTCGACGTGCTCCGCGCCGCCGCCTCCGAGGTGGAGCAGTACGAGCGCATCGAGCTGGCCTCGGTGCCGTCGGCGGACGTCGCCGGCCGGGTCGTCAACGACCTCGTCCACCTGCTCGCCGAGCTGCTGGAGAACGCGACCTCGTTCTCCAGCCCGCAGACCCGCGTCCGGGTGACCGGCCACGCCCTGCCGGACGGCCGGGTGCTGGTCGAGATCCACGACACCGGTATCGGCCTCTCCCCCGACGACCTGGCCGACATCAACGAGCGGCTGGCGAACCCGCCGGTGGTGGACGTCTCGGTCTCCCGCCGCATGGGCCTCTTCGTGGTCGGTCGGCTCTCCCTGCGGCACGGCATCCGCATCCAGCTGCGCCCCAGCGACTCCGGCGGCACCACCGCCCTGGTCATGCTGCCGGTGGACGTCACCAACGCCGCCGACCGCCGTGGCGGCGGTCGCGGCGGTGCGGGCGGCAAGCAGCGCGGTGCCGGTCCGACCCCGCGCCAGCGCGCGGTGCCCGGCGCCGACGCTCCGGCCGGCCTGCTCGGCCAGGGCGGCGCCCAGCGTCCGCAGATCGGCACCGGCGGGCGCCCGCAGGGCGGCCCGGGGCAGGCCCCGGCCGGTCTGCCGACCCGCGACGGCGGGCAGTCCCCGACGCCGCCGACCGGTCCGCAGCGCGGTGGCCGCCCGGCCGCCGACCCCGGCCGCCAGCCGCAGGGCCCCGGCCAGCGCCCGCAGCAGCCGATGCCGACCGCCGAGCTGCCGAACAACGACGGTGTCTGGGCCGCGGAGCGCACCCAGCACAGCACCGCGGGTCCCGACCCGCGCGGCGGACAGGCCCCGCAGGCCGGCGGCCGTGGACCGCAGCAGTACCGGCCCGGCCCGGACCAGGAGGCCGAGCAGCGCGCCCGGGGGTTCGCTCCCCAGGCGCCGCAGCAGCAGGCACCGCACCAGCAGACGCAGCAGCAGGCATCCCACCAGATGCCGCAGCAGCAGATGCCCCAGCAGCAGGCGCCCCGTCACCAGCTGCCCAACCCCCAGCCGGCCAACCCCCAGGCGTCGGGCCCGGCCCCGGCCAACGCGCTCGACAGCACCGTGCAGTTCCCGCGGCCGAACTACGAGGCCGAGATCGACCCGCGCGACCCGCTGGGCCTCGGCCCGGTACCGCCGGCTCCCCAGCCGCCGGCCCCGCAGCCGCCCGCGCCGGTCCAGCACCAGCACCCGCAGCACCACGCCCAGCAGCACCACGCCCAGCAGCAGGGCGGCCGACCGGCCGTCCCCGCAGCGCCGCAGCAGCCGATGGCGCTGCCGCCGGGCAGCGACTCGGACCCGCTCACCCGTCCGATGAGCGCCGAAGCGGTGCAGCAGTCGGCCGGGGACGCGGGATCGCCGATCTTCGAGGCGATGGAGTCCAACTGGTTCCGCACCGGTGCGGCCGGTCGGATGCGCGCGGTCCACGTCAACGAGGACCGGGCCGCCGCCCCCATGGCACCGCAGGCACCCCAGGCGCCGCAGGCACCCCAGGAGCCGGTCCGGGGCGTCTCCCGCCCGGCCCCCGGCGCCCCCCGGCAGCGGACCGCCGACGCCCCGCGACCGGCAGCCGGCCGGCCCGTGGACCGGGCGCCGATGCCCCCCACCGCCGAGGGCCCGGGCGACGCGCCGTGGCGTTCCTCGGCCAATGACGAGCGCTGGCGGCGTGCCGAGCAGGTGCGCGAGCCGGCGTCGGACGGGATCACCTCGTCCGGCCTTCCCCGCCGGGTGCCACGAGCCAACCTCGTGGCAGGCACGGCGGAGCAGGCACCGCTGGGAGGCCCCCAGGTCTCCCGGGCGCCCGAGGAGGTGCGCGGCCGGCTCACCAACCTGCGCCGCGGCATCCAGCAGGGCCGCCGGGCCGGAGCCGCCGACCCCCACCAGGGCAGGCCCGGCGGATTCCCGGACAGCGGGACCGGAGCATTCGGTAACGGCGCCTACGGGCCCGACCACCAGGAGCGTTGA
- the gltX gene encoding glutamate--tRNA ligase, translated as MVNAIPDPTVRVRFCPSPTGNPHVGLVRTALFNWAFARHHGGTLVFRIEDTDAARDSEESYQQLLEAMRWLGFDWDEGPEVGGPHAPYRQSQRMDIYADVARRLREAGHAYECFCTTEELDARREAARAAGRPSGYDGHCRDLTAEQQSAYRDEGREPIVRFRMPDTTITFDDLVRGELTFEPEHVPDYGIVRANGAPLYTLVNPVDDALMGITHVLRGEDLLSSTPRQIALYAALGEIGVGSGTAPHFGHLPYVMGEGNKKLSKRDPQASLNLYRERGFLPEGLLNYLALLGWSLAEDRDLFSMAEMVAAFDIAKVNANPARFDLKKAEAINAHHLRELPADEFARRLVPFLQAAGLLPAEPTAEQLALLGRAAPLTQERMTVLGEVVGMLGFLFASPDDFAVDPADAQKVLTADARPVLEAGVKALEEVADFTPEPIQAALREALVEGLGIKPKFAFTPLRVAVTGRRVSPPLFESMELLGRAETLRRLRAALELIPTGDS; from the coding sequence GTGGTTAACGCAATCCCGGACCCGACCGTCCGGGTCCGCTTCTGCCCCTCCCCGACCGGCAACCCGCATGTCGGCCTGGTCCGGACCGCCCTGTTCAACTGGGCCTTCGCCCGGCACCACGGCGGCACCCTGGTCTTCCGCATCGAGGACACCGACGCGGCCCGCGACTCCGAGGAGTCCTACCAGCAGCTGCTGGAGGCCATGCGCTGGCTCGGCTTCGACTGGGATGAGGGCCCCGAGGTGGGCGGCCCGCACGCGCCGTACCGGCAGTCGCAGCGGATGGACATCTACGCCGACGTCGCCCGCCGGCTGCGCGAGGCCGGCCACGCCTATGAGTGCTTCTGCACCACCGAGGAGCTGGACGCCCGCCGCGAGGCGGCCCGCGCCGCCGGCCGGCCGTCCGGATACGACGGCCACTGCCGCGACCTGACCGCCGAGCAGCAGTCCGCCTACCGCGACGAGGGCCGCGAGCCCATCGTGCGGTTCCGGATGCCGGACACCACCATCACCTTCGACGACCTGGTGCGCGGCGAGCTGACCTTCGAGCCGGAGCATGTGCCGGACTACGGCATCGTGCGCGCCAACGGCGCCCCGCTCTACACCCTGGTCAACCCGGTGGACGACGCCCTGATGGGGATCACCCATGTGCTCCGGGGCGAGGACCTGCTCTCCTCGACGCCCCGCCAGATCGCGCTCTACGCCGCGCTCGGCGAGATCGGCGTCGGCAGCGGCACCGCCCCGCACTTCGGCCATCTGCCGTATGTGATGGGCGAGGGCAACAAGAAGCTCTCCAAGCGCGACCCGCAGGCGTCGCTCAACCTCTACCGCGAGCGCGGCTTCCTCCCCGAGGGGCTGCTCAACTACCTGGCGCTGCTGGGCTGGTCGCTCGCCGAGGACCGCGACCTGTTCTCCATGGCGGAGATGGTCGCCGCCTTCGACATCGCCAAGGTGAACGCCAACCCGGCGCGCTTCGACCTCAAGAAGGCCGAGGCGATCAACGCCCACCATCTGCGTGAGCTGCCCGCCGACGAGTTCGCCCGCCGGCTGGTGCCCTTCCTCCAGGCGGCCGGGCTGCTGCCGGCGGAGCCCACCGCCGAGCAGTTGGCGCTGCTGGGCCGCGCCGCTCCGCTGACCCAGGAGCGGATGACCGTGCTCGGCGAGGTCGTCGGCATGCTGGGCTTCCTCTTCGCCTCGCCGGACGACTTCGCGGTCGACCCGGCCGATGCGCAGAAGGTGCTCACCGCCGACGCCCGCCCGGTGCTGGAGGCCGGTGTCAAGGCGCTGGAGGAGGTGGCCGACTTCACCCCGGAGCCCATCCAGGCGGCGCTGCGCGAGGCCCTGGTGGAGGGGCTCGGGATCAAGCCCAAGTTCGCCTTCACCCCGCTGCGGGTCGCGGTGACCGGCCGCCGGGTCTCCCCGCCGCTCTTCGAGTCGATGGAGCTGCTGGGGCGCGCGGAGACGCTGCGCCGCCTGCGGGCCGCCCTGGAGCTGATCCCGACCGGCGACAGCTGA
- a CDS encoding roadblock/LC7 domain-containing protein, with translation MSQLSQAASNLNWLITNFVDNTPGVSHTVVVSADGLLLAMSDGFPRDRADQLAAVASGLTSLTSGASRIFEGGAVNQTVVEMERGFLFLMAVSDGSSLAVLASPDSDIGLVGYEMALLVDRAGDVLTPALRAELQGSLLH, from the coding sequence GTGAGCCAGCTGAGCCAGGCGGCGAGCAACCTGAACTGGTTGATCACCAATTTCGTGGACAACACCCCCGGGGTGTCGCACACGGTGGTGGTCTCCGCCGACGGACTCCTCCTCGCCATGTCCGACGGCTTCCCCCGCGACCGGGCCGACCAGCTCGCCGCGGTGGCTTCCGGCCTCACCTCGCTGACCTCCGGGGCGTCCCGGATCTTCGAGGGCGGCGCTGTCAACCAGACCGTGGTCGAGATGGAGCGGGGCTTCCTGTTCCTGATGGCCGTCTCCGACGGCTCCTCGCTGGCGGTGCTGGCCTCTCCCGACTCCGACATCGGTCTGGTCGGGTACGAGATGGCACTGCTGGTCGACCGCGCCGGTGACGTACTGACCCCCGCTCTGCGGGCGGAGCTCCAGGGCAGTCTGCTGCACTAG
- a CDS encoding fumarylacetoacetate hydrolase family protein, which produces MRIARFSIDGNVSFGVVEGEAERPDSLVVHALAGHPFGPPQPTGEIHRLADVRLLTPMLPNKIVAVGRNYAAHAAELGNEVPEVPLTFFKPSTAVIGPTESIAYPPFSSDVHYEAELAVVIGRMCREVPAARVPEVVFGYTCANDVTARDVQQREGQWARAKGFDTSCPLGPWIETDLDPADLAVTCTVNGELRQAGRTSQMVRSVADLVVHISEAMTLLPGDVILTGTPAGVGPLHVGDEVAVSIEGIGTLTNKVIKRG; this is translated from the coding sequence GTGCGTATCGCCCGATTCTCCATCGACGGGAATGTCTCCTTCGGCGTGGTCGAGGGCGAGGCCGAGCGGCCCGACTCGCTCGTCGTGCACGCCCTGGCCGGCCACCCCTTCGGCCCGCCCCAGCCGACCGGCGAGATCCACCGGCTCGCCGACGTCCGGCTGCTCACCCCGATGCTGCCCAACAAGATCGTGGCGGTGGGCCGCAACTACGCCGCCCACGCCGCCGAGCTGGGGAACGAGGTGCCGGAGGTCCCGCTGACCTTCTTCAAGCCCTCCACCGCCGTGATCGGCCCCACCGAGTCCATCGCGTACCCGCCGTTCTCCTCCGACGTCCACTACGAGGCCGAACTGGCCGTGGTCATCGGCCGGATGTGCCGGGAGGTCCCGGCGGCCCGGGTGCCCGAGGTGGTCTTCGGCTACACCTGCGCCAATGACGTCACCGCCCGCGACGTCCAGCAACGCGAGGGCCAGTGGGCCAGGGCCAAGGGCTTCGACACCTCCTGCCCACTCGGCCCGTGGATCGAGACCGACCTCGACCCCGCCGACCTGGCCGTCACCTGCACGGTCAACGGCGAGCTCCGGCAGGCGGGGCGCACCTCCCAGATGGTGCGCTCGGTCGCGGACCTGGTCGTCCACATCTCCGAGGCGATGACGCTCCTCCCGGGCGACGTCATCCTCACCGGCACCCCCGCAGGCGTGGGCCCGCTCCACGTCGGCGACGAGGTCGCCGTCTCCATCGAAGGCATCGGCACTCTCACCAACAAGGTGATCAAGCGTGGTTAA
- a CDS encoding GTP-binding protein → MDFASSRPADPGFGGTATRATTSAKIVVAGGFGVGKTTLVGAVSEINPLRTEAVMTSASAGIDDLTHTAGKTTTTVAMDFGRITLDEDLILYLFGTPGQDRFWFMWDDLVRGAIGAVVLVDTRRLADCFPAIDYFENSGLPFVIALNGFDGHQPHSPEEVREALQLGPDTPIITTDARRRDSAKSALITLVEHALLARLR, encoded by the coding sequence GTGGACTTCGCAAGCTCTAGGCCTGCCGACCCGGGCTTCGGCGGGACGGCGACCCGGGCGACCACCTCCGCGAAGATCGTCGTCGCGGGCGGCTTCGGTGTCGGCAAGACCACCCTCGTCGGCGCGGTCTCCGAGATCAACCCGCTGCGCACCGAGGCCGTCATGACCTCGGCCTCGGCCGGGATCGACGACCTCACCCACACGGCGGGCAAGACCACCACCACGGTGGCCATGGACTTCGGCCGCATCACCCTCGACGAGGACCTGATCCTCTACCTCTTCGGCACCCCCGGCCAGGACCGCTTCTGGTTCATGTGGGACGACCTGGTCCGCGGCGCCATCGGCGCCGTCGTCCTGGTCGACACCCGCCGGCTCGCCGACTGCTTCCCCGCGATCGACTACTTCGAGAACAGCGGACTGCCGTTCGTCATCGCCCTCAACGGCTTCGACGGCCACCAGCCGCACAGTCCCGAGGAGGTCCGCGAGGCCCTGCAGCTCGGCCCGGACACGCCGATCATCACCACCGACGCCCGACGCCGCGACAGCGCCAAGTCCGCGCTGATCACCCTCGTCGAGCACGCCCTCCTGGCCCGGTTGAGGTAA
- a CDS encoding DUF742 domain-containing protein: MTPPPGTAGPYGNGYGNGYGDQQSGGYEQQQPLVRPYAMTGGRTRPRYQLAIEALISTTAAAGRQGGLLPEHQRIVHLCRELKSVAEISALLSMPLGVARILVADLAEAGLVAIHQPAAASGESGGQPDVTLLERVLSGLRKL; encoded by the coding sequence ATGACCCCGCCCCCCGGCACAGCCGGCCCGTATGGAAACGGGTACGGCAACGGCTACGGTGACCAGCAGTCAGGTGGCTACGAGCAGCAGCAGCCACTGGTGCGCCCATACGCGATGACCGGTGGCCGCACCCGGCCCCGGTACCAGCTCGCGATCGAGGCACTGATCTCCACGACCGCCGCCGCAGGTCGCCAGGGCGGACTGCTCCCAGAGCACCAGCGCATCGTCCACCTCTGCCGCGAACTCAAGTCCGTGGCCGAGATCTCCGCGCTGCTCTCCATGCCGCTCGGCGTGGCGCGCATCCTCGTCGCCGACCTGGCCGAAGCCGGCCTGGTCGCGATCCACCAGCCCGCTGCCGCCTCCGGCGAGTCCGGCGGCCAGCCCGATGTGACACTGCTCGAAAGGGTGCTCAGTGGACTTCGCAAGCTCTAG